One genomic segment of Gemmatimonadaceae bacterium includes these proteins:
- a CDS encoding saccharopine dehydrogenase C-terminal domain-containing protein encodes MKMLVLGAGLQGSACAYDLLQNEEVTEVRLADLHTGHLPHFLAPYSGRRLIPTPLDVRDHEAVSALMRESDAVMSAIPYYFNVGLAKHAVAAGVHFCDLGGNTEIVFEQQTLDAEAKQKGITIIPDCGLAPGMVNILAGYGISQLDAVDEVKIFVGGLPQNPEPPLNYQIVYSLEGVFDYYTTLSWIVRDGIRTQVKALSERESVVFERPVGELEAFHTAGGLSTMAFRYEGKIPSMEYKTLRYPGHAAIMEAIRDLGLLDENPIDVEGGRVAPRDVAIAAMSPHLTKPGGRDLVAMRVTVRGTKDGKPSQVGWELVDFYDEEHGISAMMRATGYSLSITGQMQARGDITLKGVHTPDECVPAPKYIAELARRGVNIRALGW; translated from the coding sequence ATGAAGATGCTTGTCCTCGGCGCCGGGCTTCAGGGCTCGGCGTGCGCTTACGATCTGCTGCAGAACGAGGAGGTGACGGAGGTGCGGCTTGCCGACCTTCACACCGGGCATTTGCCGCACTTCCTCGCGCCGTATTCGGGAAGGCGACTCATTCCCACGCCCCTGGACGTCCGCGATCACGAAGCAGTCAGCGCCTTGATGCGCGAAAGCGACGCCGTGATGAGCGCGATCCCGTACTACTTCAACGTCGGTCTGGCGAAGCATGCAGTCGCGGCGGGCGTCCATTTCTGCGATCTCGGCGGGAACACCGAGATCGTATTCGAGCAGCAAACACTGGATGCCGAAGCGAAGCAAAAAGGGATCACGATCATTCCCGACTGCGGCCTTGCCCCCGGAATGGTCAACATCCTCGCCGGGTACGGCATCAGCCAGCTCGACGCCGTGGATGAAGTGAAGATTTTCGTGGGCGGCCTTCCGCAGAACCCCGAGCCGCCGCTCAACTATCAGATCGTGTATTCACTCGAGGGTGTTTTCGATTACTACACGACGCTGTCGTGGATCGTCCGCGACGGCATTCGGACGCAGGTGAAAGCCCTGTCCGAGCGTGAGTCGGTGGTGTTCGAGCGTCCCGTCGGCGAGCTCGAGGCATTTCACACGGCCGGCGGTCTCTCGACAATGGCCTTCCGATACGAGGGCAAGATCCCGTCGATGGAGTACAAGACCCTGCGGTATCCGGGGCATGCCGCGATCATGGAAGCCATTCGCGATCTCGGCCTCCTGGACGAGAATCCAATCGACGTTGAAGGAGGACGTGTTGCACCGCGGGATGTCGCGATCGCTGCGATGAGCCCGCATCTCACCAAGCCCGGTGGGCGCGACCTCGTGGCGATGCGAGTAACGGTGCGTGGGACAAAAGACGGCAAGCCGAGTCAGGTCGGCTGGGAGCTGGTGGATTTCTATGACGAAGAGCACGGCATCAGTGCCATGATGCGCGCGACAGGCTACTCGCTCTCGATTACCGGCCAGATGCAGGCGCGCGGCGACATCACGCTGAAGGGAGTCCACACGCCAGACGAATGCGTGCCTGCTCCGAAGTACATCGCCGAGCTGGCCCGCCGGGGAGTTAACATCAGAGCACTCGGCTGGTAG
- the dacB gene encoding D-alanyl-D-alanine carboxypeptidase/D-alanyl-D-alanine-endopeptidase, giving the protein MTIMLYRRLRLMAVLVLAALAATSIDGQTSKKKKKAKTTASQSKTKKKTTKKKGRTTARRPAPPAPPPIRYTAPRSVESLRADLRMMASRIRSGQLGLMAVSLTRGDTLFDYNAGTPLVPASLMKMLTTAVALERLGPRYQFSTDVLHDGTLESDGTLRGNVYLRGDGDPSLSGRYLQGGPAAPMNFLADQLAARGIRHITGEVIGDHTAFDDKAIPEGWLTRYLQSGYAARVSALSLNENLVWVTIAPNGVRLEPATSAIPLVSNVRTVGGGGARLSVRRFGDGSIQVSGTIGSRSPPRRYVYVVEDPPRFTTGALRAALIGKGVTVDGGIRLGATPSSAVKIASIQSPTLDRMISAMNRESINHFAELVLRNAARGPERNKQGTIAASRSLLREFFAEKVRADSSTLQVFDGSGLSTLDRITSRGMVQMLGYAHRAEWGPWFHASLPVAGESELMRRRMKGSPAQGNLHAKTGTTNDVVGLGGYVTAADGEVIAFSFIYNGTDRWTAKAMIDVMGETLANFAR; this is encoded by the coding sequence ATGACAATCATGCTGTATCGCAGGCTGCGCCTGATGGCGGTACTTGTTCTGGCGGCGCTTGCCGCAACGTCAATCGACGGCCAGACGAGCAAGAAGAAGAAGAAAGCCAAAACTACGGCGTCGCAGTCGAAGACAAAAAAGAAAACGACAAAGAAGAAAGGGAGGACGACGGCGCGGAGACCTGCCCCGCCGGCTCCTCCGCCAATCCGCTACACCGCGCCGCGCTCCGTTGAATCCCTCAGGGCTGACCTGCGCATGATGGCATCCAGAATCCGGAGCGGGCAGCTCGGGCTCATGGCAGTGTCGCTGACGCGCGGTGACACACTGTTCGACTACAACGCCGGCACGCCGCTGGTGCCCGCATCGCTCATGAAGATGCTGACGACGGCAGTCGCTCTCGAGCGTCTCGGCCCGAGATATCAGTTCAGCACGGACGTCCTTCACGACGGAACTCTCGAGTCCGACGGTACTCTGCGCGGCAACGTCTACCTGAGGGGCGACGGCGACCCGTCGCTGTCAGGCAGATATCTCCAGGGCGGGCCAGCGGCACCGATGAACTTTCTGGCTGATCAGCTCGCCGCAAGGGGCATCAGGCACATCACCGGTGAAGTGATCGGCGATCACACGGCATTCGACGACAAGGCGATCCCGGAGGGGTGGCTCACCCGGTATCTGCAATCGGGTTACGCGGCGCGGGTATCGGCGCTCTCGCTCAATGAGAATCTCGTGTGGGTGACGATCGCGCCGAACGGTGTGCGACTCGAGCCGGCGACGTCCGCGATACCACTCGTGAGCAACGTGAGGACCGTCGGCGGAGGAGGCGCAAGGCTCTCCGTCCGGCGCTTCGGCGACGGCTCGATCCAGGTCTCGGGAACGATCGGCTCGCGCTCACCGCCGCGCCGCTACGTCTATGTCGTTGAAGATCCCCCGCGCTTTACGACGGGGGCTCTACGTGCCGCGCTCATAGGCAAGGGCGTCACAGTCGACGGCGGCATCAGGCTCGGCGCTACTCCATCGAGCGCTGTGAAGATCGCGAGCATCCAGTCGCCGACGCTCGACCGCATGATTTCGGCAATGAACCGCGAGAGCATCAATCATTTCGCGGAGCTCGTGCTGAGAAATGCGGCACGCGGCCCTGAGAGAAACAAGCAGGGGACAATCGCGGCCAGCCGGTCGCTGCTCCGGGAGTTCTTCGCCGAAAAGGTGCGCGCCGATTCGTCGACGCTGCAGGTGTTCGACGGGAGCGGTCTCTCGACTCTGGACCGAATCACTTCGCGTGGAATGGTGCAGATGCTGGGGTACGCGCACCGCGCGGAGTGGGGCCCGTGGTTTCACGCATCGCTCCCCGTTGCGGGTGAATCGGAGCTGATGCGCCGCCGAATGAAGGGCAGCCCGGCGCAGGGAAACCTGCACGCGAAGACGGGGACGACAAACGACGTCGTCGGGCTGGGCGGCTACGTCACTGCCGCGGACGGTGAAGTCATTGCGTTCTCGTTCATCTACAACGGCACCGATCGCTGGACGGCCAAGGCGATGATCGACGTCATGGGAGAGACGCTGGCTAACTTCGCCCGCTGA
- a CDS encoding CoA-binding protein, with protein MPIAEERETWRDNLITSGEGIRRMLENARRIAVLGIKREYDRPAYFVPEYAQMAGYEIIPVPVYYPELKELMGEPVYRRVADVPGEVDIVNVFRRSNDIPPHVDDIIAKKPKAVWFQSGIRNDVAAEQFAKAGIQVVQDRCLMVEMRRIGR; from the coding sequence ATGCCGATCGCCGAAGAGCGCGAAACGTGGCGCGACAATCTGATCACGAGTGGCGAAGGCATTCGCCGGATGCTGGAGAACGCCAGGCGAATTGCGGTCCTGGGTATCAAGCGCGAGTACGACCGTCCGGCGTATTTCGTCCCGGAGTACGCGCAAATGGCCGGGTACGAGATAATCCCGGTTCCGGTCTACTATCCCGAGCTGAAAGAGCTGATGGGAGAACCGGTTTATCGGAGAGTTGCTGACGTTCCTGGCGAGGTGGATATCGTCAACGTCTTTCGTCGATCGAACGACATTCCCCCGCATGTGGATGACATCATCGCGAAAAAACCCAAGGCTGTGTGGTTTCAGTCAGGCATTCGCAACGACGTCGCTGCCGAGCAATTCGCGAAAGCGGGAATACAGGTAGTTCAGGACCGCTGCCTCATGGTGGAAATGCGACGAATCGGGAGGTAA